One region of Pseudomonas sp. ABC1 genomic DNA includes:
- a CDS encoding murein L,D-transpeptidase catalytic domain family protein has product MSNLFKRLCLGAGLLILSSSVFAAQPAYKPLVDTLAKTAPTLNRQVLTHAVAAMQCAVNNGATPARRLAVIDFSLPSSERRLWIFDLQKKKLLLKDLVAHGQKSGDNLATRFSNRVGSHQSSIGLFRTAESYSGKHGYSLRMDGLEPGINDRARERAIVVHAADYVNPAWIASQGRIGRSQGCPAVRPEVARMVVDSLKGGQFMFSWYPDQQWLQSSLYLNCEAKQVASILAAHASDS; this is encoded by the coding sequence ATGTCGAACCTGTTCAAACGGCTCTGCCTCGGTGCGGGGCTTCTTATCCTGTCGTCGTCCGTTTTCGCTGCCCAACCTGCTTACAAGCCCCTGGTCGATACCCTCGCCAAGACGGCACCCACCCTGAATCGCCAGGTGCTGACCCATGCCGTGGCTGCCATGCAATGCGCCGTCAACAATGGCGCCACGCCCGCCCGGCGGCTGGCGGTGATCGACTTTTCGCTGCCCTCCTCCGAACGCCGCCTGTGGATCTTCGACCTGCAGAAGAAAAAGCTGCTGCTGAAAGACCTGGTCGCCCACGGGCAGAAGTCCGGTGACAACCTGGCCACGCGCTTCTCCAACCGTGTCGGTAGCCACCAGTCGAGCATCGGCCTGTTCCGCACCGCCGAAAGCTACAGCGGCAAGCACGGCTACTCGCTGCGCATGGACGGCCTGGAGCCGGGCATCAACGACCGTGCCCGCGAGCGCGCCATCGTCGTGCACGCCGCCGACTACGTGAACCCGGCCTGGATCGCCAGCCAGGGCCGCATCGGCCGCAGCCAGGGTTGCCCGGCGGTACGCCCGGAGGTGGCGCGCATGGTGGTCGATAGCCTCAAGGGCGGGCAATTCATGTTCTCCTGGTACCCGGACCAGCAATGGCTGCAATCCTCGCTGTACCTCAATTGCGAGGCCAAGCAGGTCGCCAGCATTCTCGCCGCCCACGCCTCGGACAGTTGA
- a CDS encoding peptidase U32 family protein codes for MHLVCPAGSLPALKAALRQGADAVYVGFRDDTNARHFSGLNLDERQLETGLQLVRQQGRQLYVAVNTYAQPDGWARWQRAVDHAAELGVDALIAADPGVLAYASRRHPALNLHLSVQGSVTNAAALAFYQQRYGIRRAVLPRVLSLAQVRQVANSSTVPLEVFAFGSLCIMAEGRCHLSSYVTGESPNLCGVCSPASAVRWQEEPEGLSSRLGGVLIDRYAADEPAGYPTLCKGRFMVDGQRFHALEEPTSLNTLDLIVQLSEIGIVAVKIEGRQRSPAYVEQVTRVWREALNAHAQWGDAFAVEESWRRALDGLSEGSQTTLGAYHRSWQ; via the coding sequence ATGCATCTAGTCTGTCCCGCAGGCAGCCTGCCTGCGCTCAAGGCGGCGCTCCGACAGGGTGCCGATGCCGTTTATGTCGGGTTTCGCGATGACACCAACGCCCGTCACTTCTCTGGGTTGAACCTGGACGAACGGCAACTGGAGACGGGCCTGCAATTGGTTCGCCAACAGGGCCGACAGCTTTATGTCGCGGTCAATACCTATGCCCAGCCCGACGGTTGGGCGCGCTGGCAGAGGGCGGTGGACCATGCCGCCGAACTGGGCGTGGATGCGCTGATCGCCGCCGACCCCGGTGTACTGGCCTATGCCAGTCGACGCCACCCCGCGCTGAACTTGCACCTGTCGGTCCAGGGCTCGGTGACCAATGCCGCGGCCCTGGCGTTCTACCAGCAGCGTTATGGCATTCGCCGGGCTGTATTGCCCCGCGTATTGTCGCTGGCTCAGGTTCGCCAGGTGGCGAACAGCAGCACCGTGCCGCTCGAAGTGTTCGCCTTCGGCAGCCTGTGCATCATGGCCGAGGGGCGCTGCCACCTGTCTTCCTACGTGACCGGCGAGTCACCCAATCTGTGCGGTGTCTGTTCGCCCGCCAGTGCGGTGCGCTGGCAGGAGGAACCGGAGGGCTTGAGTTCGCGGCTGGGCGGCGTGCTGATCGACCGTTATGCGGCAGACGAGCCGGCCGGCTATCCGACGTTGTGCAAAGGCCGCTTCATGGTCGATGGGCAGCGCTTCCACGCACTGGAGGAACCCACCAGCCTGAATACCCTGGACCTTATCGTGCAGTTGTCCGAGATCGGCATCGTCGCAGTGAAGATCGAGGGGCGGCAGCGCAGCCCGGCCTATGTCGAGCAGGTGACGAGGGTCTGGCGTGAGGCGTTGAACGCCCATGCCCAGTGGGGCGATGCCTTTGCCGTCGAGGAAAGCTGGCGCAGGGCGCTGGACGGGCTCTCGGAAGGGAGCCAGACGACCCTGGGGGCTTACCACCGGTCCTGGCAGTGA
- a CDS encoding U32 family peptidase: MKLSLGPVLFYWSRRKLLDFYAEMAEQPLDIIYLGETVCSKRRAMQLGDWLGLARELGSCSQAERVLSGLALVEAASELSSLKRLCENGELRVEANDMAAVQLLSERRCPFVAGPALNLYNAYALRELIDCGLQRWVPPVECSGALLRSCLRQLDGLGVPRPEVELFAYGHLPLAYSARCFTARAENRPKDDCQFCCQHYAEGMSMSSQEGEPLFTLNGIQTMSAGISNLLADYPSIADCGVDVLRLSPRSEGMAEVIRDYAAVCAGALPPMAVSGCNGYWHGRPGMATVEAMGS; the protein is encoded by the coding sequence ATGAAACTGAGTCTTGGACCGGTCCTGTTCTACTGGAGCCGGAGAAAACTGCTGGATTTCTATGCCGAGATGGCCGAACAGCCGCTCGATATCATTTACCTGGGTGAAACCGTCTGTTCCAAGCGCCGGGCCATGCAACTGGGCGACTGGTTGGGTCTGGCGCGTGAGTTGGGTAGCTGTAGCCAGGCCGAGCGGGTGCTGTCGGGGCTGGCGCTGGTGGAGGCCGCGTCCGAGTTGTCGAGTCTCAAGCGCCTGTGCGAGAACGGCGAATTGCGGGTGGAAGCCAATGATATGGCAGCCGTGCAACTCCTCAGTGAGCGCCGTTGCCCCTTCGTCGCCGGGCCTGCGCTCAATCTGTATAACGCCTACGCCTTGCGCGAGCTGATCGACTGTGGCTTGCAGCGCTGGGTTCCGCCTGTGGAGTGCTCCGGGGCGTTACTGCGGAGTTGTCTGCGCCAGCTCGACGGGTTGGGTGTGCCGCGGCCGGAGGTCGAGCTGTTTGCCTATGGTCATCTGCCCCTGGCTTATTCCGCGCGCTGCTTCACGGCGCGTGCCGAGAATCGCCCCAAGGATGACTGCCAGTTCTGCTGCCAGCACTATGCCGAGGGCATGTCGATGTCGAGCCAGGAGGGTGAGCCGCTGTTCACCCTCAATGGCATCCAGACCATGTCGGCGGGTATCAGCAACCTGCTTGCCGACTATCCCTCCATCGCGGACTGCGGTGTGGATGTGCTGCGCCTGAGTCCGCGCAGCGAGGGCATGGCCGAGGTGATCCGCGATTATGCGGCCGTGTGCGCTGGCGCGTTGCCGCCGATGGCGGTCAGTGGCTGCAATGGCTACTGGCATGGGCGTCCGGGCATGGCCACGGTGGAGGCGATGGGATCATGA
- a CDS encoding SCP2 domain-containing protein, whose protein sequence is MTVAYWILKLGGAVLPLGRHVPFACQRTLIESVVARVFAEPVAEGAFDLLQGRWLRLEVSDLGLAWCLGFDGARLRLVAHAAEDACIRGCWQDFLLLASRQEDPDTLFFRRRLVIEGDTELGLGMKNLLDSLDPERLPVWLWRLLRAVGEQAKS, encoded by the coding sequence ATGACGGTGGCGTACTGGATATTGAAACTGGGTGGCGCGGTATTGCCGCTGGGGCGGCATGTGCCGTTCGCTTGCCAGCGCACGCTTATCGAGTCGGTGGTGGCACGGGTGTTCGCCGAGCCTGTAGCCGAGGGTGCTTTCGATCTTCTGCAGGGGCGCTGGCTGCGGCTGGAGGTCAGCGATCTCGGTCTGGCCTGGTGCCTGGGCTTCGATGGCGCGCGGCTGCGTCTGGTCGCTCATGCCGCAGAGGATGCCTGCATCCGTGGGTGCTGGCAGGACTTTCTGTTGTTGGCCAGTCGCCAGGAAGACCCGGACACGCTCTTCTTCCGGCGGCGCCTGGTGATAGAAGGCGATACCGAACTGGGGCTCGGCATGAAGAATCTGCTCGACAGCCTCGATCCGGAGCGGTTGCCGGTTTGGCTATGGCGGTTGCTACGGGCGGTGGGTGAGCAGGCGAAGTCGTGA
- a CDS encoding putative zinc-binding protein: protein MHNPKLPLVYSCSGCSNVAQLANSLAVRLDRAGLAEMSCIAGVGGRVASLVNKASSGRAILAIDGCRLQCVRGCLDQHGVKASQHMILSELGLKKRYGEDFSGETVEQVYQEVVTLLASDRMQAPFPLPRLVADD, encoded by the coding sequence ATGCACAACCCGAAACTTCCACTGGTCTATTCCTGCTCCGGATGCTCCAACGTGGCCCAACTGGCCAATAGCCTGGCTGTGCGCCTGGACCGCGCCGGACTGGCAGAGATGTCCTGCATCGCCGGGGTCGGTGGCCGCGTGGCCTCGCTGGTCAACAAGGCCTCCAGTGGCAGGGCCATCTTGGCCATAGACGGCTGCCGCCTGCAGTGCGTGCGCGGCTGCCTCGACCAGCATGGCGTCAAGGCCAGCCAGCACATGATTCTCAGTGAACTCGGCTTGAAGAAACGCTACGGCGAAGATTTCTCCGGCGAAACGGTCGAGCAGGTTTACCAGGAAGTCGTGACGCTATTGGCCAGCGACCGCATGCAGGCGCCCTTCCCTCTACCGCGACTGGTCGCTGACGACTGA
- a CDS encoding LuxR C-terminal-related transcriptional regulator, which produces MKGTHVHNLLLVDEQPMMRLGLRQLVEQKVGFRVVGEACPGMQACALAMRLAPDLIVLGSDPPHHPGLETLGKLRDQAFAGKILLFSGSASGHDVQDAMRLGADGILLKDQEPEQLIARIHELLRGKPVIAPSLLVLLAEALRRPPGSPARLTGRERQVLKMVSAGLSNKMVGNRLGITEGTVKVHMKNLMHKLGLRSRVEAALWAREHPP; this is translated from the coding sequence ATGAAAGGCACGCACGTGCACAACCTTCTGCTGGTCGACGAGCAACCGATGATGCGGCTGGGGCTGCGTCAGCTCGTCGAGCAGAAGGTCGGCTTCCGGGTCGTGGGCGAAGCCTGTCCCGGCATGCAAGCCTGTGCACTGGCCATGAGGCTGGCACCCGACCTGATCGTGCTGGGCAGCGACCCACCCCACCACCCTGGCCTGGAGACACTCGGCAAGCTGCGCGACCAGGCCTTCGCCGGCAAGATCCTGCTGTTCAGCGGGTCGGCCAGCGGGCATGACGTCCAGGATGCCATGCGACTTGGCGCGGATGGCATCCTGCTGAAGGACCAGGAGCCGGAACAACTGATCGCCCGCATACATGAATTGCTGCGGGGCAAACCGGTGATCGCCCCTTCGCTGCTCGTCTTGCTGGCCGAGGCCCTGCGCAGGCCGCCGGGTAGTCCGGCCAGGTTGACCGGGCGTGAGCGACAAGTGCTGAAGATGGTGTCGGCAGGCCTGAGCAACAAGATGGTCGGCAACCGGCTGGGCATCACCGAGGGAACGGTGAAAGTCCATATGAAGAACCTGATGCACAAGCTCGGCCTGCGCTCACGGGTGGAAGCCGCGCTATGGGCGCGGGAGCACCCGCCCTGA
- the ppa gene encoding inorganic diphosphatase, with the protein MSYSKIPAGKDLPNDIYVAIEIPANHAPIKYEIDHDTDSLFVDRFMATPMFYPANYGFIPHTLADDGDPLDVLVVTPYPVAPGSVVRARPVGILHMTDEAGGDAKLVAVPHDKLTTIYKDVQEYTDLPPLLIEQIKHFFENYKDLEKGKWVKVEGWGGADEARAAITKAVAAYQK; encoded by the coding sequence ATGAGCTACAGCAAGATCCCGGCGGGTAAAGACCTGCCAAACGACATCTACGTCGCCATCGAGATCCCGGCCAACCACGCGCCGATTAAATATGAAATCGATCACGACACCGACTCGCTGTTCGTCGACCGTTTCATGGCGACCCCGATGTTCTACCCGGCCAACTACGGCTTCATCCCCCACACCCTGGCCGATGACGGCGACCCGCTCGACGTTCTGGTCGTCACGCCTTACCCGGTAGCCCCTGGTTCGGTCGTCCGCGCCCGTCCGGTCGGCATCCTGCACATGACCGACGAAGCCGGCGGCGACGCCAAGCTGGTCGCGGTCCCGCATGACAAGCTGACCACCATCTACAAGGACGTGCAGGAGTACACCGACCTGCCGCCGCTGCTGATCGAACAGATCAAGCACTTCTTCGAGAACTACAAGGACCTCGAAAAAGGCAAGTGGGTCAAGGTAGAAGGCTGGGGCGGTGCCGACGAAGCCCGCGCAGCCATCACCAAGGCCGTCGCGGCCTACCAGAAGTAA
- a CDS encoding zinc-dependent peptidase encodes MWSFRAWRRQRLLKRYPIAPELWNQVFDSLPILDGLDEQDLQLLRERAVLFLHAKRLTPLPDVTLEPLDRLRLAVMAELPLLALSEALEWYQGFHEVLIYPEDFLSPQKYRDPSGVEHEWDAEHSGEAWLQGPVILAWPGVQESGGWEGYNLVIHELAHKLDMLNGDANGLPPLHGDMHIEEWARVMQAAYDAMNATLDHNPHAHTPIDPYAAENPAEFFAVTSEYFFCAPDLLEQAFPEVYAQLRGFYRQDPLARLNHLRQRHPAYADNAG; translated from the coding sequence ATGTGGTCATTTCGTGCCTGGCGGCGCCAGCGTTTGTTGAAGCGCTACCCTATCGCTCCCGAACTGTGGAACCAAGTATTCGATAGCCTGCCGATACTGGATGGCCTGGATGAGCAGGACCTGCAACTGTTGCGGGAACGCGCCGTGCTCTTCCTGCACGCCAAGCGCCTGACCCCATTGCCCGACGTCACCCTGGAGCCGCTGGACCGGCTGCGCCTGGCGGTCATGGCCGAGCTGCCGTTACTGGCGCTGTCGGAAGCGCTGGAGTGGTACCAGGGTTTCCATGAAGTACTGATCTACCCGGAGGACTTTCTCAGCCCGCAGAAATACCGGGACCCAAGCGGCGTCGAGCACGAATGGGATGCGGAGCACAGCGGCGAGGCCTGGCTGCAGGGGCCGGTGATACTGGCCTGGCCCGGCGTGCAGGAGAGCGGTGGCTGGGAGGGATACAACCTGGTGATCCACGAACTGGCGCACAAGCTGGACATGCTCAACGGTGACGCCAATGGCTTGCCGCCCTTGCACGGCGATATGCATATAGAGGAATGGGCCCGGGTGATGCAGGCCGCCTATGACGCGATGAATGCCACGCTGGACCACAACCCCCATGCCCACACCCCGATCGACCCTTACGCGGCGGAAAACCCGGCGGAGTTCTTCGCCGTCACCAGCGAGTATTTCTTCTGTGCGCCCGACCTGCTGGAGCAGGCGTTTCCCGAGGTCTACGCTCAGCTTCGCGGTTTCTACCGGCAGGACCCGCTGGCGCGCCTGAATCACCTGCGCCAGCGTCATCCGGCGTACGCCGACAACGCGGGTTAA
- a CDS encoding PDZ domain-containing protein has product MRDLGMPDGHGVLITRIAVDSAAAMAGLKAVDVIQSVDGQVFDQTNQLMSYLTSRKAGAVVELKVWRGQRSIPLTATLKGTAAALAAPAPGSEIYCYATAFPQFPAIGGSVYWQSTPFALPGATRNNANEQGKIVGQQFKQYLISQGMGAKTVEAAFGICANGLANAANSLQATESARTLSAFTSTGSAGVTINWAP; this is encoded by the coding sequence GTGCGTGACCTGGGTATGCCGGACGGGCATGGCGTCCTGATAACGAGAATCGCGGTGGATAGCGCTGCTGCAATGGCGGGGTTGAAGGCAGTCGACGTGATTCAATCGGTTGACGGCCAGGTGTTCGACCAGACCAATCAACTGATGAGCTACCTGACGTCGCGCAAGGCTGGTGCGGTGGTTGAGCTGAAGGTATGGCGCGGCCAGAGGAGCATCCCTCTGACGGCCACTTTAAAAGGCACTGCCGCCGCCCTTGCGGCTCCCGCACCCGGTAGCGAGATCTACTGCTATGCCACCGCGTTCCCGCAGTTTCCTGCAATAGGCGGTAGCGTCTATTGGCAAAGTACCCCTTTCGCGCTGCCCGGTGCGACCCGCAACAACGCCAACGAGCAGGGGAAAATCGTTGGTCAGCAGTTCAAGCAGTATCTGATCAGCCAAGGCATGGGTGCCAAGACGGTTGAAGCCGCCTTCGGCATTTGTGCCAATGGGCTCGCGAACGCTGCAAACAGCCTTCAAGCAACCGAGTCCGCTCGCACCCTCAGCGCGTTCACATCGACAGGCTCGGCTGGCGTCACGATCAACTGGGCTCCCTGA
- a CDS encoding ShlB/FhaC/HecB family hemolysin secretion/activation protein produces the protein MRFVYPLIGGTLSLLSLSIMAATLPDAGQSQQTIDQRPLQLPGKQRLELNLPDAPSTEAKAGGPSLQVNSFTLQGNSVIASDALLSLLGDLQGRTVSLGELQAGANRITRAYRELGYPLARAYIPAQEIDGGVVQIAVMEGRYGEVGLNNTSRVSGAALAPLAALKPGDAVRAESLERSLLLLSDTPGVEVKSTLKPGASVGATDLLVNVQPGPLLSGSVDADNYGNRFTGEYRLGGTLNLNSPLGLGDRLSIRAMGSDEDQKYGRIAYQLPIGPWATQVGVAYSDMDYELAKDFDDLKAHGNARITSLFASQPLLRSRDFSLYAQLQFDDKRLKDDIDLFTSKSDKRSRVVIATLNGNSRDNLFGGGVNSFALAWSQGSLNIDGTQNQTIDKQTAGTQGRFHKINPSLVRLQRLSDRFSLYTQLQGQWADGNLDSSEKISLGGAYGVRAYPQGEASGDQGWLANLELRYALTDAWQLSTFADHGEVRLNKDTWSTGENHRSLSAAGVGARWAAYGWQVNAVAAWKLGNDDPQSDVDRSPRVWAQVVRFF, from the coding sequence ATGCGTTTCGTTTATCCCTTGATTGGCGGCACCCTTTCCCTGCTGTCGCTGTCGATAATGGCGGCTACCCTGCCGGACGCCGGCCAGTCGCAACAGACCATCGACCAACGTCCGCTGCAATTGCCAGGCAAGCAGCGCCTGGAACTGAACCTGCCCGATGCGCCCTCGACCGAGGCGAAAGCTGGCGGGCCGAGCCTGCAGGTCAACAGCTTCACCCTGCAAGGCAACAGCGTCATCGCCAGCGACGCGCTGTTGTCCCTGCTGGGCGACCTGCAAGGCCGTACGGTTTCCCTCGGCGAATTGCAGGCCGGCGCCAACCGCATCACCCGTGCCTACCGCGAACTCGGCTACCCACTGGCACGGGCCTATATCCCCGCGCAGGAAATCGACGGTGGCGTGGTGCAGATCGCCGTGATGGAAGGTCGCTACGGCGAGGTTGGCCTGAACAACACTTCGCGGGTTTCAGGTGCGGCCCTGGCACCGCTCGCGGCGCTCAAGCCGGGCGATGCGGTACGCGCCGAGTCGCTGGAACGCAGCCTGCTGTTGCTGTCCGACACGCCCGGGGTGGAAGTTAAATCCACCCTCAAGCCAGGTGCATCGGTCGGCGCCACCGACCTGCTGGTAAACGTGCAGCCCGGCCCGCTGCTGTCCGGCTCGGTCGACGCCGACAACTACGGCAACCGCTTCACCGGCGAGTACCGCCTGGGCGGCACGCTCAACCTCAACAGCCCGCTGGGCCTCGGCGATCGCCTGTCCATACGCGCCATGGGCTCGGATGAAGACCAGAAGTACGGCCGCATCGCCTACCAGTTGCCGATTGGCCCCTGGGCCACCCAGGTCGGCGTGGCGTACTCGGACATGGACTACGAACTGGCCAAGGACTTCGATGACCTCAAGGCCCACGGCAATGCGCGCATCACCAGCCTGTTCGCGAGCCAGCCGCTGCTGCGCAGCCGGGATTTCTCCCTCTATGCGCAACTGCAATTCGACGACAAGCGCCTGAAGGACGACATCGACCTGTTCACCAGCAAGAGCGACAAGCGCTCACGCGTGGTCATCGCCACCCTCAACGGCAACAGCCGCGACAACCTGTTCGGCGGCGGTGTGAACAGCTTCGCCCTGGCCTGGAGCCAGGGCAGCCTGAATATCGACGGGACGCAGAATCAGACCATCGATAAGCAGACGGCCGGCACCCAGGGCCGCTTCCACAAGATCAACCCGAGCCTGGTGCGCCTGCAACGCCTGAGCGACCGCTTCAGCCTGTACACCCAACTGCAAGGCCAGTGGGCCGACGGCAACCTGGACAGCTCGGAGAAGATCAGCCTCGGTGGCGCCTATGGCGTGCGGGCCTATCCGCAGGGCGAGGCGAGCGGCGACCAGGGTTGGCTAGCCAACCTGGAACTGCGCTACGCGCTGACCGATGCCTGGCAACTCAGCACCTTCGCCGACCACGGCGAGGTGCGCCTGAACAAGGACACCTGGAGCACGGGCGAGAACCACCGCAGTCTGTCGGCGGCGGGCGTAGGCGCACGCTGGGCCGCGTACGGCTGGCAGGTCAACGCCGTAGCGGCGTGGAAGCTGGGTAACGATGACCCGCAGAGCGACGTCGACCGCAGCCCGCGGGTGTGGGCGCAGGTGGTGCGGTTCTTCTAA